A genome region from Bradyrhizobium commune includes the following:
- the trbE gene encoding conjugal transfer protein TrbE — translation MLNLAEYSNRPAGLADFLPWAALVAQGVVLNKDGAFQRTARFRGPDLDSATPAELVGVTARLNNALRRLGSGWAIFVEAQRLAAQTYPHNSFPDAASALVDLERQDAFEEAGAHFESRYYLTFVWLPPAEDASRVEAWLYEGRAQRGVDPHELLRGFVDRTNRVLQLVEGFMPEVAWLDDGETLTYLHSTISTRQQRVRVPETPMHLDALLADEPLAGGLEPRLGNHHLRTLTVVGFPTATHPGILDELNRLAFPYRWSTRAILLDKTEAVKLLTKIRRQWFAKRKSIAAIVKEVMTNEASTLVDSDAANKAADADLALQELGTDDVGQAYVTATVTVWDEDAGLAAEKLRLVEKVIQGRDFTCMPEGVNALEAWLGSLPGHAYANVRQPPLSTLNLAHMIPLSAVWAGPDRDEHFRSAPLFFGKTEGSTPFRFSLHVGDVGHTLIVGPTGAGKSVLLALMAIQFRRYRKSQIFAFDFGGSIRTAALAMGGDWHDLGGSLSNSAEDSVSLQPLARIGDAAERAWAAEWVSAILAKEGVTIDPTAKEHVWSALTSLASSPVEERTITGLTVLLQSTALKQALQPYCVGGPSGRLLDAEAEQLGFASVQAFETEGLIGAGAAPAVLTYLFHRIEGRLDGRPTLLIIDEGWLVLDDPAFAQQLREWLKTLRKKNASVVFATQSLSDIDGSNIAPAIVESCPTRIFLPNERAIEPQITAIYQRFGLNDRQIEIIARATPKRDYYCQSRRGNRLFELGLGPVALAFCAASSKADHAAIERLLAEHGRDDFTPTWLADHELLWAADLIPDLTNLEVPS, via the coding sequence ATGCTGAACCTCGCCGAATACAGCAACCGGCCCGCCGGTCTGGCCGACTTCCTGCCTTGGGCCGCTTTGGTCGCGCAAGGCGTCGTCCTCAACAAGGACGGGGCGTTCCAGCGCACCGCGCGCTTCCGTGGTCCGGATCTCGACAGCGCGACGCCTGCCGAGCTCGTCGGCGTGACGGCCCGCCTCAACAACGCGCTGCGCCGTCTCGGCTCGGGCTGGGCGATCTTCGTCGAAGCCCAGCGCCTCGCCGCCCAGACCTATCCGCACAACAGTTTTCCTGACGCCGCATCAGCGCTGGTCGATCTGGAGCGGCAGGACGCTTTCGAGGAGGCCGGTGCGCATTTCGAGAGCCGCTATTACCTCACCTTCGTCTGGCTCCCGCCGGCCGAGGACGCATCGCGCGTTGAAGCCTGGCTCTATGAGGGCCGTGCGCAGCGCGGCGTCGATCCTCACGAGCTGCTGCGTGGCTTCGTCGATCGCACCAACCGCGTCCTGCAACTGGTCGAAGGGTTCATGCCCGAGGTGGCGTGGCTCGACGACGGCGAGACGCTGACCTACCTGCATTCGACCATCTCGACCCGGCAACAGCGCGTACGCGTCCCCGAGACGCCGATGCATCTCGACGCGTTGCTCGCAGATGAGCCGCTCGCCGGCGGCCTCGAGCCGCGCCTCGGCAACCATCACCTTCGCACGCTCACCGTGGTCGGCTTTCCGACCGCAACCCATCCCGGAATTCTCGACGAGCTGAACCGGCTCGCCTTTCCCTATCGCTGGTCGACCCGCGCGATCCTCCTCGACAAGACCGAGGCGGTGAAATTGCTGACCAAGATCCGCCGGCAGTGGTTCGCCAAGCGAAAGTCGATCGCCGCCATCGTCAAGGAGGTCATGACCAACGAGGCCTCGACACTGGTCGATAGTGATGCGGCGAACAAGGCCGCCGACGCCGATCTTGCCTTGCAGGAACTTGGCACCGACGACGTCGGCCAGGCCTACGTCACCGCGACCGTCACCGTCTGGGACGAGGACGCAGGTCTTGCCGCTGAGAAGCTTCGCCTGGTCGAGAAGGTGATCCAGGGGCGCGACTTCACCTGCATGCCGGAAGGGGTGAATGCGCTCGAAGCCTGGCTTGGCTCTCTGCCGGGGCACGCCTACGCCAACGTCCGCCAGCCGCCACTCTCGACATTGAACCTGGCCCACATGATTCCGCTTTCGGCGGTCTGGGCCGGCCCGGACCGCGATGAGCATTTCCGCAGCGCCCCGCTGTTCTTCGGCAAGACCGAAGGCTCGACGCCGTTCCGCTTCTCGCTGCATGTCGGCGACGTCGGCCACACCCTGATCGTCGGCCCGACCGGCGCCGGCAAGTCCGTGCTGCTGGCGCTGATGGCGATCCAGTTCCGGCGCTACCGGAAGAGCCAGATCTTCGCCTTCGATTTCGGCGGCTCCATCCGCACAGCTGCGCTTGCCATGGGCGGTGACTGGCACGACCTCGGCGGAAGCCTGTCGAACAGTGCGGAGGATTCCGTCTCCCTTCAACCACTCGCACGCATCGGCGATGCGGCGGAGCGCGCCTGGGCTGCCGAATGGGTGAGCGCGATCCTTGCCAAGGAAGGCGTCACCATCGATCCGACCGCGAAGGAGCACGTCTGGTCGGCGTTGACCTCGCTGGCTTCCTCGCCGGTCGAGGAACGCACGATCACCGGCTTGACGGTCCTGTTGCAATCAACCGCGCTCAAGCAGGCGCTGCAACCCTATTGTGTCGGCGGCCCCTCCGGCCGCCTGCTCGACGCCGAGGCCGAGCAACTCGGCTTCGCGTCGGTGCAGGCGTTCGAGACCGAGGGCTTGATTGGCGCTGGAGCAGCACCCGCCGTCCTCACCTACCTCTTCCATCGTATCGAGGGACGGCTCGATGGCCGGCCGACCCTTCTCATCATCGACGAGGGTTGGCTCGTCCTCGACGATCCGGCCTTTGCGCAACAGCTGAGGGAGTGGCTGAAGACGCTACGGAAGAAGAATGCGTCCGTCGTCTTCGCAACCCAATCCCTCTCCGACATCGACGGCAGCAACATTGCGCCGGCGATCGTCGAGAGCTGCCCGACGCGCATCTTCCTGCCGAACGAGCGCGCGATCGAACCGCAGATCACCGCCATCTACCAGCGGTTCGGTTTGAACGACCGCCAGATCGAGATCATCGCGCGCGCGACGCCGAAGCGGGACTATTACTGTCAATCCCGCCGTGGCAATCGGCTTTTCGAGCTGGGCCTCGGGCCGGTCGCGCTCGCTTTCTGCGCCGCGTCCTCCAAGGCCGACCATGCCGCAATCGAACGGCTGCTCGCCGAGCACGGCCGCGACGACTTCACGCCCACCTGGCTCGCCGATCACGAGCTGCTCTGGGCCGCCGATCTCATCCCTGACCTGACAAACCTGGAGGTGCCATCATGA
- a CDS encoding VirB3 family type IV secretion system protein: MAAVVDPEVPGFFAPVHRALTEAILMGGAPRTVAIANGTLAAAIALGLRLWIPGVLMWAVGHAAAVWAAKRDPQFVDVVRRHLRYPSYLGV; this comes from the coding sequence ATGGCCGCTGTCGTCGATCCGGAAGTGCCGGGCTTCTTTGCGCCGGTCCATCGCGCGCTGACCGAGGCGATCCTCATGGGTGGCGCGCCCCGCACGGTTGCGATCGCCAACGGGACGTTGGCGGCCGCTATCGCGCTCGGCCTCCGCCTCTGGATTCCCGGCGTACTGATGTGGGCCGTGGGCCATGCCGCCGCCGTCTGGGCGGCCAAGCGCGACCCGCAGTTCGTGGACGTCGTTCGACGCCACCTCCGCTATCCATCCTATCTCGGCGTGTGA
- a CDS encoding TrbC/VirB2 family protein — protein sequence MIQFPSAIRHARRRFADLTAIALISVAFAPAAHASGASMPWETPLNQILESVQGPVAKIMSVIIITVTGLTLAFGDSSGGFRRLIQIVFGLSIAFAASSFFLTFFSFSGGALV from the coding sequence ATGATTCAGTTCCCTTCCGCGATCCGTCACGCTCGCCGCCGCTTCGCCGACCTCACGGCGATTGCCTTGATCTCCGTCGCGTTCGCGCCCGCGGCCCACGCCTCCGGCGCCTCGATGCCGTGGGAGACGCCGCTCAATCAGATCCTGGAGTCGGTGCAAGGTCCGGTCGCCAAGATCATGTCGGTCATCATCATCACCGTGACCGGCCTGACGCTCGCGTTCGGCGATAGTTCCGGCGGCTTCCGCCGGCTGATCCAGATCGTCTTCGGTCTGTCGATCGCCTTCGCCGCGTCGAGCTTCTTCCTGACCTTCTTCTCCTTCTCCGGCGGAGCGCTGGTGTGA
- the trbB gene encoding P-type conjugative transfer ATPase TrbB, whose translation MAGTSIHSEAFSRGARMLRTALGPAIATFLEDPSIVEVMLNPDGRLWIDRLSGGLEDSGRTMSAADGERIVRLVAHHVGAEVHAEKPRVSAELPETGERFEGLLPPVVAAPAFAIRKPAVAVFTLDDYAAAGIMTAAQAGVLREAVAARKNILVAGGTSTGKTTLTNALLAEIAGTTDRVVLIEDTRELQCRAPNLVALRTKDGVASLSDLVRSSLRLRPDRIPIGEVRGGEALELLKAWGTGHPGGIGTIHAGSALGALRRLEQLIQEAVLTVPKALIAETINLVAVLRGRGSERRLAELALVAGLDPATGDYCVQSARADGQSSLPKDLS comes from the coding sequence GTGGCGGGCACTTCAATCCATTCGGAAGCGTTCTCGCGTGGCGCGCGCATGCTGCGCACCGCGCTCGGCCCCGCGATCGCGACCTTCCTCGAAGACCCCTCGATCGTCGAGGTGATGCTCAACCCCGACGGTCGGCTCTGGATCGACCGGCTGTCCGGCGGGCTGGAGGATAGCGGACGAACGATGTCCGCCGCCGACGGCGAGCGGATCGTGCGCCTGGTCGCGCACCATGTTGGCGCCGAGGTGCATGCCGAGAAGCCGCGCGTCTCGGCCGAGCTTCCCGAGACGGGGGAGAGGTTCGAGGGGCTTCTCCCGCCCGTCGTTGCCGCGCCAGCCTTTGCGATCCGCAAGCCCGCGGTCGCTGTCTTCACCCTGGATGATTACGCGGCGGCCGGTATCATGACGGCGGCCCAGGCGGGCGTGCTCCGCGAGGCCGTCGCCGCCCGCAAGAACATCCTGGTCGCCGGCGGCACCTCGACCGGCAAGACCACGCTCACAAACGCACTGCTGGCCGAGATCGCCGGCACCACCGACCGCGTGGTCCTGATCGAGGATACGCGTGAGCTGCAGTGCCGCGCGCCCAATCTGGTCGCGTTGCGCACCAAGGATGGCGTGGCATCCCTGTCCGATCTGGTTCGGTCCTCCTTGCGTCTACGCCCCGACCGGATTCCGATTGGCGAGGTCCGGGGCGGCGAAGCCCTGGAGCTCCTCAAGGCCTGGGGCACGGGCCATCCCGGCGGGATTGGAACGATTCACGCAGGCTCCGCACTGGGTGCGCTCCGCCGCCTCGAGCAGCTCATTCAGGAAGCCGTCCTCACTGTTCCCAAGGCGCTGATCGCCGAGACCATCAATCTCGTCGCGGTGCTGCGCGGCCGCGGCAGCGAACGCCGCCTCGCCGAACTTGCTCTCGTCGCCGGCCTCGATCCCGCCACCGGCGATTACTGCGTCCAGTCGGCCAGGGCGGACGGCCAATCCTCGCTTCCCAAGGACTTATCATGA
- a CDS encoding isopenicillin N synthase family dioxygenase, translating to MFEPSLQGKTMSFGNQTTSLPTVDISRFHGQAAERAAFIVSLREILHDCGFFYLIGHGVSEETTQRVLNVSRAFFALPEKDKLAIEMVKTPRFRGYNRAGFELTGGKQDWREQVDFDTEGETQELSEDDPLWKRVLGPNQWPDALPDLRSVILDYQAEVTRVAKDVLGAIATALGQPENVFAPIFDPHPAQHLKILRYPGKDQAASEQGVGAHKDGGLVTILLNDEVAGLKVRTEAGDWIDAPPLAGAFIVNTGELLELVTNGFVRADVHAVVTPPAGVERYSVVFFLGAYYGAKIPPLDLPEGIKLAERGVTVDPQNPILNDVGANHLKARLRSHPDVARAHYSGLTA from the coding sequence ATGTTCGAACCTTCGTTACAAGGAAAAACCATGAGCTTCGGAAATCAAACGACGTCTTTGCCGACGGTAGATATCTCGCGCTTTCACGGCCAAGCCGCCGAGCGTGCGGCGTTTATCGTATCGCTTCGAGAGATTTTGCACGATTGCGGCTTCTTCTATCTGATTGGTCATGGCGTCAGCGAAGAAACAACCCAACGTGTGCTGAATGTATCAAGAGCATTTTTTGCTCTCCCGGAAAAAGACAAGCTCGCCATCGAGATGGTCAAGACGCCTCGCTTCCGCGGCTATAACAGGGCCGGTTTCGAGCTTACGGGCGGTAAGCAGGACTGGCGCGAGCAGGTCGACTTCGATACGGAGGGCGAAACACAGGAACTCTCTGAGGATGATCCCCTCTGGAAACGTGTCCTTGGGCCGAACCAATGGCCGGATGCGTTGCCGGATTTGAGGAGCGTTATCCTTGATTACCAGGCCGAAGTTACGCGAGTTGCCAAGGATGTTCTGGGCGCGATCGCGACAGCGCTCGGCCAGCCGGAAAACGTTTTCGCTCCGATCTTCGATCCGCACCCCGCGCAACACCTCAAGATCCTTCGCTACCCGGGAAAGGATCAAGCTGCGTCAGAGCAGGGCGTTGGCGCTCACAAGGATGGTGGTCTCGTCACGATCCTTCTCAATGACGAAGTGGCAGGTCTGAAAGTGAGGACAGAAGCGGGCGACTGGATCGATGCTCCTCCGCTTGCCGGTGCCTTCATCGTCAACACCGGTGAACTGCTTGAACTTGTGACGAACGGGTTTGTTCGAGCCGACGTCCATGCTGTTGTGACGCCGCCTGCTGGCGTGGAGCGTTACTCGGTCGTATTCTTCCTCGGCGCGTACTACGGTGCAAAAATACCGCCTCTCGATCTGCCCGAGGGTATCAAGCTCGCTGAGCGAGGCGTCACGGTCGATCCTCAAAACCCTATTCTGAACGATGTCGGTGCAAACCATTTGAAGGCGCGGCTTCGCTCTCATCCAGATGTTGCCCGGGCTCACTACTCGGGTCTCACCGCGTAA
- a CDS encoding ABC transporter ATP-binding protein — protein MLKVERLSAGYGRTQVLRRLSFELAAEEVLGIVGLNGMGKTTLLKTLMGLLSTEGGRIELDGIAVERSPAHRRARLGIGYTPQGGQGFPDLTVRENLALAGMTPTKARIRPISEILSLFPRLEKLLDRRSSALSGGERQLLALARAVVPSPRLLLLDELTEGIQPSVTDEIAECLLSIRRTENTAMIIADQDLSFVASLAGRALVVQKGEIVAQRSPDELLGDAALQT, from the coding sequence ATGCTTAAGGTCGAACGGTTGAGCGCGGGCTATGGCAGAACCCAGGTCCTGCGTCGTTTGAGCTTTGAACTTGCGGCGGAGGAAGTGCTCGGCATCGTTGGCCTGAACGGCATGGGCAAGACAACCTTGCTCAAAACGCTCATGGGCTTGCTGTCAACCGAGGGCGGACGTATCGAGCTGGATGGGATCGCAGTCGAACGATCGCCTGCGCATCGGCGAGCGCGATTGGGCATCGGCTACACCCCGCAAGGCGGGCAGGGCTTCCCCGACCTTACAGTCCGGGAAAATCTTGCACTCGCCGGCATGACGCCGACCAAGGCGCGCATCAGGCCTATCAGCGAAATCCTCTCGCTGTTCCCGCGGCTCGAGAAACTGCTCGACCGTCGCAGTTCCGCCCTCAGCGGCGGTGAACGGCAGTTGCTTGCGCTCGCGCGTGCCGTCGTTCCCTCGCCACGGCTCCTTCTCCTCGACGAGCTGACAGAAGGTATCCAACCCTCGGTGACCGATGAAATTGCCGAGTGCCTGTTGTCGATCCGCCGAACCGAAAACACCGCGATGATTATCGCTGATCAGGATCTGAGCTTCGTTGCTTCGTTGGCTGGACGGGCACTCGTCGTCCAGAAAGGCGAAATCGTGGCCCAACGATCACCCGACGAACTTCTGGGCGACGCCGCACTTCAGACCTGA
- a CDS encoding ATP-binding cassette domain-containing protein, giving the protein MSASPILATRGLVKRFGGVVAVDGVDLDIMAGEIRCLIGPNGAGKSTLFKCLTHQHQPTSGQVLFDGRNLQGFATHRIARLGIAIKNQIPTVYAGLSVRENIYLAALRRALAKRELEKVVELTLDEIGFDERLAKQQAATLSHAHRQWCELGMLLASHPRLALLDEPTAGMTRDEMLKTVSIIKRLNARATVIVVEHDLEFIARLAQKVTVLHRGRVLVEDSMERIEANETVRDIYLGRKKETVTAHA; this is encoded by the coding sequence ATGAGCGCATCCCCAATTCTCGCAACGCGCGGTCTGGTCAAGCGCTTCGGCGGGGTCGTAGCGGTCGACGGTGTCGATCTCGATATCATGGCGGGCGAGATCCGCTGCCTGATCGGTCCAAATGGTGCTGGCAAGAGCACCCTGTTCAAATGCCTTACGCACCAGCATCAGCCCACCAGCGGCCAGGTCCTATTCGACGGTCGGAATTTGCAAGGTTTTGCGACGCATCGCATCGCCCGCCTGGGCATAGCCATCAAGAACCAGATTCCCACAGTGTATGCCGGGCTGAGTGTTCGCGAGAACATCTACCTTGCAGCCTTGCGTCGGGCACTTGCAAAACGTGAGCTGGAGAAGGTTGTCGAGTTGACGCTGGATGAAATTGGTTTCGACGAGCGGCTGGCCAAACAGCAGGCGGCGACGCTCTCCCATGCGCATCGGCAGTGGTGCGAGCTCGGCATGCTTCTCGCAAGCCATCCACGCCTTGCACTCCTCGACGAGCCGACCGCCGGCATGACGCGCGACGAGATGTTGAAGACGGTCAGTATAATCAAACGCCTGAACGCCCGTGCCACGGTCATCGTTGTCGAGCACGACCTCGAGTTCATTGCTCGCCTCGCCCAGAAGGTCACGGTCCTGCACAGAGGCCGGGTTTTGGTGGAAGACAGCATGGAAAGGATCGAAGCGAACGAGACGGTTCGAGACATCTATCTCGGTCGCAAAAAGGAAACGGTGACAGCCCATGCTTAA
- a CDS encoding branched-chain amino acid ABC transporter permease has translation MLRQLKHAFVPVALALFAALGPFVLEPFSLVNLSAFSAMAIAVLGLALVWGTLGVLNLGHSAFFGLGAYGYAIAVSNLGDSTLALLIGIALPAAFSLILGYFLFFSRLGDVYLGVITLCVTLIFYSFMTSTADPSFRIGSVPLGGFNGITAIPPLNMPGEPQTSLSVEATFSICLLALAAVYIVLSFVRASNAGRIMAAIRESELRSELLGYDIRFYKLVGFGLSAAIAGLGGALYTAVMGFVSPNVFDLSQASQFLLWVIAGGLGTYVGPMIASFGFQFLSSQLGANQTFNTELIFGATILLFVLLAPQGILPTIQRIADLPFLRRSGTLRRKEKPA, from the coding sequence ATGCTGCGTCAACTAAAACATGCCTTTGTTCCTGTCGCTCTCGCGCTTTTCGCGGCTCTCGGGCCGTTTGTGCTGGAGCCTTTCAGCCTGGTCAATCTGTCGGCCTTTTCAGCAATGGCGATCGCCGTGCTCGGCCTCGCCCTGGTCTGGGGGACGCTCGGCGTCCTGAATTTGGGCCATTCGGCTTTTTTCGGTCTCGGCGCTTACGGTTATGCGATTGCGGTCTCCAATCTGGGCGACAGCACGCTTGCGCTGCTGATCGGGATAGCCTTACCGGCCGCATTCTCGCTGATCCTCGGCTATTTCCTGTTCTTCAGCCGTCTCGGCGACGTCTATCTTGGCGTCATCACACTCTGCGTGACGCTGATCTTCTATTCCTTCATGACTTCGACCGCTGATCCCTCCTTCCGCATCGGCTCGGTTCCGCTTGGCGGCTTCAACGGCATCACGGCCATACCTCCACTCAACATGCCGGGGGAGCCGCAGACATCCTTGTCGGTGGAAGCGACATTTTCAATCTGCCTGCTCGCCCTTGCCGCCGTGTATATCGTGCTCTCGTTCGTGCGCGCGAGCAATGCCGGACGGATCATGGCGGCGATCCGCGAAAGCGAGTTGCGTAGCGAACTGCTCGGCTATGATATTCGCTTCTACAAGCTCGTGGGCTTTGGCTTAAGCGCCGCCATCGCGGGTCTTGGCGGCGCGCTTTATACTGCGGTGATGGGTTTCGTCAGCCCGAACGTCTTCGATCTCTCGCAAGCCTCGCAATTCCTTCTGTGGGTGATCGCCGGCGGACTCGGCACCTATGTCGGGCCCATGATCGCAAGCTTCGGCTTTCAGTTTCTCAGCAGCCAGCTCGGCGCAAACCAGACGTTCAACACGGAACTGATCTTCGGCGCGACAATCCTGCTGTTTGTCTTGCTGGCGCCGCAGGGCATTTTGCCGACGATCCAAAGGATTGCGGATCTGCCGTTTCTGCGGCGTTCCGGCACCTTACGGCGCAAGGAGAAACCGGCATGA
- a CDS encoding branched-chain amino acid ABC transporter permease: MDQFVILCFTVVNSVALLVLVSLGLAVIFGMMRVINFAHGEFIMLGGYTTVIATHAGINLWLSMLIVAPIVVGLIGAVVERLIIRRLYGHLVTTMLATWGLSLFLIGVVTAIFGNTTMGVSAPLGNIPVGAYSIGAYQLLLSAITALLVVCSLLALRWTKYGLIARAAIQNSEMAATLGINCDRAYAATFIVGAAISGLAGALLAPISGVLPHMGSAYVARAFVTVISGGGALITGFLSAAAILGPVEALLSYFATPVVGQASLLLLAVIILRLLPTGVSSLWTGAR; this comes from the coding sequence ATGGATCAGTTCGTCATATTGTGCTTCACGGTGGTGAATTCCGTCGCCCTTCTCGTTCTGGTCAGCCTGGGGCTCGCCGTCATTTTCGGAATGATGCGGGTCATCAACTTCGCCCATGGCGAATTCATTATGCTGGGCGGATACACGACGGTGATCGCTACTCATGCCGGCATCAATCTGTGGCTCTCCATGCTGATCGTCGCCCCTATCGTCGTCGGTCTGATCGGGGCTGTGGTCGAGCGCCTCATCATTCGTCGACTTTACGGGCATCTGGTGACGACGATGTTGGCGACCTGGGGTCTCAGCCTCTTTTTGATCGGCGTCGTAACCGCCATTTTCGGCAACACGACCATGGGCGTGAGCGCACCGTTAGGCAATATTCCGGTTGGGGCCTATTCCATCGGTGCTTATCAACTGCTCTTGAGTGCAATCACGGCGCTGCTCGTCGTGTGTTCTCTCCTGGCGTTGCGCTGGACGAAATACGGACTGATCGCGCGGGCGGCGATACAGAATTCGGAAATGGCAGCGACGCTGGGGATCAATTGCGATCGTGCGTATGCCGCCACCTTTATTGTAGGCGCGGCGATCAGCGGCTTGGCCGGCGCTCTCCTCGCGCCCATATCCGGCGTCCTTCCCCACATGGGTTCCGCCTACGTCGCCCGCGCTTTCGTCACAGTCATCAGCGGCGGCGGCGCCTTGATCACGGGCTTTCTGTCGGCCGCGGCGATTCTCGGGCCGGTCGAGGCGTTGCTTTCCTATTTCGCGACACCCGTCGTCGGCCAGGCCTCGCTTCTGCTGTTGGCCGTGATCATCCTGCGCCTGTTGCCAACGGGCGTCTCCAGCTTGTGGACCGGAGCTCGATAA
- a CDS encoding urea ABC transporter substrate-binding protein, which translates to MNLSRRTFLGSSAALSAASLAGSLTGRAMAASDTVAIASLHDLTGALDIYGVPSNLCMKVAVDEINAAGGLLGKKIDLKVYDCQSDIKKYPQYAQAAVLNDRCVMVQGALSGAAREATRPVLRRYKIPFVYGSFYEGGLCEKNTFCVNTGGNQQVVPLLEWSFKKLGKKLYYIASDYNAPRNFGIWNHVVGKREGGEVLAEDYYPLDVTDFTAAIAKIQAAKPDIVHSCLVGGPAMSFYRQWAAAGMLKKIPIISIVFAAGNEHEVLTPDETDGITVAYNYFQELDTPKNKEFLSRVEAVAGKNHPYINGEVFGGYSGVMLWAEAVKRAGSFERDAVLAAFESGIRWDGPAGVMTTDGPTHNTSQDVHIVTVKNRVWSLIEKKEQIPPDTYGGKCNVFTNPNQTDFLMPQI; encoded by the coding sequence TTGAATCTGTCCCGTCGCACGTTTCTCGGCTCTTCCGCGGCGCTTTCCGCCGCATCCCTCGCCGGCTCATTGACCGGTCGCGCCATGGCGGCATCAGACACGGTCGCCATTGCCTCGCTGCACGATTTGACCGGAGCACTCGATATTTATGGCGTTCCGTCCAATTTGTGCATGAAGGTCGCCGTCGATGAAATCAATGCCGCCGGTGGCCTTCTTGGAAAGAAGATCGATCTTAAAGTCTATGACTGCCAATCGGACATCAAGAAGTACCCGCAATACGCGCAAGCGGCGGTGCTGAACGACAGGTGCGTTATGGTGCAGGGCGCGCTCTCCGGCGCCGCGCGCGAAGCGACGCGTCCGGTGTTGCGCCGCTACAAGATACCGTTCGTCTATGGCTCGTTCTACGAGGGCGGCCTCTGCGAGAAGAACACCTTCTGCGTCAATACGGGCGGCAATCAGCAGGTGGTTCCGCTGCTCGAATGGTCGTTCAAGAAGTTGGGCAAGAAGCTCTATTATATCGCGTCGGACTATAACGCGCCGCGCAATTTCGGCATCTGGAATCATGTGGTGGGGAAGCGCGAAGGCGGCGAGGTGCTGGCGGAGGACTACTATCCCCTGGACGTAACCGACTTCACTGCGGCCATCGCCAAAATCCAGGCGGCAAAACCGGACATCGTCCATTCCTGCCTGGTGGGTGGCCCGGCCATGTCCTTCTATCGCCAGTGGGCGGCGGCCGGGATGCTGAAGAAAATCCCGATCATTTCGATCGTCTTTGCCGCGGGCAATGAGCATGAGGTTCTTACGCCCGACGAAACCGACGGCATAACCGTCGCCTACAACTATTTCCAGGAGCTCGACACGCCAAAGAACAAGGAATTTCTGAGCAGGGTCGAAGCGGTGGCCGGCAAAAACCATCCCTACATCAACGGCGAAGTGTTCGGCGGCTACAGCGGAGTCATGCTCTGGGCTGAAGCCGTCAAGCGGGCGGGCAGCTTCGAGCGCGACGCAGTGCTTGCGGCATTTGAAAGCGGCATCCGGTGGGACGGTCCGGCCGGGGTCATGACCACTGATGGTCCCACCCACAACACGTCGCAAGATGTTCACATCGTGACCGTCAAGAACCGCGTCTGGAGCCTGATCGAGAAGAAAGAACAGATCCCGCCGGATACCTATGGCGGCAAGTGCAATGTCTTCACCAATCCGAACCAGACGGACTTTCTGATGCCGCAGATCTAG